TGCTACATAGCAGAACAATATTAAGAAGAAGGGCCACTGCTACATGCAATGGCCCTTGCAATTTCCTTTTCTTATCGTTCAGGTTCCTCACAGAATCCTGCTTCCTTCCTATTTTAGGGCATCAGCTTTGTCTTATTTTACCGTAAACGAAACACTGCTGCTCCACGTGTTGCCTTTGTTGTCTGAGAACTCCAGCATGAAGGGAATTACCGTACCACTGGGAGTGTCCTTTGCGAGGACAAACCTGAAGGTATTCTCCTCTCCTTCAATTGTCCCCTGTTCCACCGTAGGATACCAGCTGTTGTTGGTAACCTGCAGCCCTGCAGGGATTGAACGTACGGCTAGATTGTCTTTAATCATTGTCACATAGGCAGAATCTGTCTTCATCGTTGCCTGCAAACCCTGTAAAGCAACAGTACCGCCATTCTTCAAGGAGAAACCGACACTCAACTGCGTCTGGGTGGGGAGTTTGTCAGCTGCATAGTAGAGAGGCTGTACCGCTTCCACAGAAAGCTCTCTCCACAGTGCCTCGAAAGAAGCTGCCTTCCCTTTAAGAGAATACGTTGCTTCATCGGTTAGTAAGGTCCCTGTTGTCCTATCATACCAACCTGCGAACAGATAAGAGCTATCGGGGGCAACTGGGGTGGGAACCTGTACCTCCTCACCTTCTTTCACTTCAGAGATAAAGTCATTGGTCTTGCTTATGGAATCGGTAAATTGCACCCCGTTATGCCAAATCGCATAGAGCGTCTGGTTGGTATACGGCATTGAAATAGTATCACCGCCTTTATAGGTCACACTATCCTTGGTAATGCCCCAGCCAGCAAGGATTCCCAGTTTCTGACTGTTTACCTGGAGCTGGGAACCATCAGGAAGCGTTATATCGGTCCCTGGGGTTTGGGTGACTTGTTGGCGATACCTATAACTGAACCCTTCCCCGCTGGAGGAAAAGTCAAGGCTCAACGAGGGACTATAGTACCTGCTGTTCTCATACAACCAGGTTGCATGCTCTTTTTTGGCAGGTTCGTCCTCTGCCACAATCCTGGCAAGCAAGGCTTTTGTGGCATCCTCGTCGATACCATAGGAACTGAGGGTTGCCAAACGGGAATAGGCCGCATAATACTTGTCGGCATCTCCCTTTGAGGCTGCTTTTTGCATATCTTTCTGGGCATCGGTAGCCTCTTTGGCAATTCTGTCATTGAGCGCGTCATAGGATTTGATTATAGAATCGATCGAGGCCACATTCAAATCCAAATCCCTTGAGGTTGCATACAACTTCTCCGCATTGGAAGCAGCAAAAAGGGCTGAGGCACTCATAAGAAACAAGAAACTGACCAAAAACACTGTTGATCTTCGCTTCATATTGCATTCTCCTTACATTTTTCGATATAGCAAAGGAGAAACGCAAAGGCAATATCATAAAAGGCAACTCCATGCTTCCACGCAAATATAGTTGCTTATTTGGAGACTTTGTGATCATTGTTTTTCATTTTTGTAATTTCTGTGTCGCTCGGTACATTGTGAGAAAACCAATTCTTTTTTCCTCATGGTAATGATTTTTCTTTCAAACGCCACAAGGCCCTCACTGCACATTTTCCCGGTTCCCTGCTCACGGAAGTCAGCTAGAATCCCGAGTACAAGGGCAAAACGCTTCAGCCTGTGGTATTCATAGCGAAGCTAATCAAAGAGACACATTCTGAGGGTCTTGAACAGGGTTGCCTTACCTGCATGCAATGCGAACGCATCTGTAAACAGGATGCAATCGGTTTCAAGAAGGGTCGTTGAGTTTCTGCAGGAATTCCATCTGCCACTTACTTTCCGTTTCTTTATCCTTGGCTGCTTTGATGGCATAGGCCGCGGCAGGAAGCGCATGGTCCTTTACATGGGCTGTCGAACAAGCATGGCTGCAAGATTTTGCGGCTTCGCTGGCTTCAAGGTTTCCCTCTTCCTTGGCTTTTCTAGCAGCATCATGTGAGGCAAAGGCAGCTTTTCGGGCCTCAAACATCGACATGTTACCCTTTGCCCAGGCCCTGCCGGCTTCCAAAGCAGTACGAGGCCTCATATCCTGGGGATAGACAGCCTCGAACAAAGGCAGGACATGTTCTGCACACGCTGTGGCCCAGATTGCTGCAGTCTTGTGGTCGAGTATGGCCAACTGGCTTTTCAAAATACTGCTTATAGGTACATCGTCGGTTCCTAAATCCATTACTCTCCCCCTATCGCTGGTTATTACCGTACATATACAATAATAAAATATGGTGGATACGCAAAACAAAATAAAATAAATTTGAACAGTGGACATATGATCAAAGTGACCTACCCCCTTGCCATATTCACGTTTTTTAACGAAAATACATTCTGAAAGAACACATTTTAAGCAGGTTTAAAGAAATAATGCCAATCCCCAGCACCAATGACCAGATGAAACGACAATCGACCAAGGACCTAATCTATCAGGCAGTATGCAACTGGATTATCTGCGGCGACCTCACCAGTGGGGAAAAAATTAACGACATGGAACTCGCCAAACATTTCAATGTCAGCAGAACACCCGTAAGGGAAGCTATCCAGATGTTGGAAATCCAGAAACTGGTGAAAGTAATCCCAGGAAAGGCCACGATTGTGACCGAAGTCGATAAAAAGGACATCGGTGATTGCTA
The sequence above is a segment of the Sphaerochaeta pleomorpha str. Grapes genome. Coding sequences within it:
- a CDS encoding putative immunity protein, coding for MDLGTDDVPISSILKSQLAILDHKTAAIWATACAEHVLPLFEAVYPQDMRPRTALEAGRAWAKGNMSMFEARKAAFASHDAARKAKEEGNLEASEAAKSCSHACSTAHVKDHALPAAAYAIKAAKDKETESKWQMEFLQKLNDPS